The proteins below are encoded in one region of Leptospira sp. WS4.C2:
- a CDS encoding acyltransferase encodes MEWELLGIILTGFGALYLWVFQIPYSLPHPLPTKQGRESRFDILRGFAMIGIVMIHIHSYFQFFHPADELVIKTTLFFSNLSRFSVPLFILTSAIFLRKKKGYWISKLKNLLLPYTFASIIGYLVKYNNYHLLEFLQFFCLGKVFAPFYFVPLLIQFYILFYLFEKLLTNKKISKLILFLSFVTNLASNLGFFDRILPDDYHSISILNYIFFFILGIQIGLAEEKQNKPKTDVSILFGTLTLMFIGFLMLFSFAYSVDFKNHHLIYPIFFFFVLWEVIPKINKTICNWTSYIGNNSLFIFLLHPFVIHMMHSFDPYIFGGPFLGYIVTLTLNVGIPIVTAIIIQKGKSLYQLHHSGGQ; translated from the coding sequence ATGGAATGGGAATTACTAGGGATCATACTAACGGGCTTTGGTGCCTTGTATCTTTGGGTGTTCCAAATCCCCTACTCTCTTCCACATCCGTTACCAACCAAACAAGGACGAGAAAGCCGCTTCGATATCCTTAGAGGATTTGCAATGATTGGGATCGTGATGATCCATATCCATTCTTACTTTCAGTTCTTTCATCCAGCAGACGAACTAGTGATCAAAACAACTTTGTTTTTTTCTAATTTATCTCGTTTTTCAGTCCCGTTATTCATACTAACATCCGCTATATTCTTAAGGAAAAAAAAAGGCTACTGGATCTCTAAACTCAAGAACCTACTCTTGCCTTATACCTTTGCATCTATAATTGGTTATTTGGTAAAATACAACAATTATCATTTATTGGAATTTCTACAGTTTTTTTGTTTAGGAAAAGTATTCGCACCATTTTACTTTGTTCCACTTTTGATCCAATTTTATATCTTGTTTTATTTGTTTGAAAAACTACTTACCAACAAAAAGATTTCCAAGTTAATACTCTTTCTCTCTTTCGTGACCAATTTAGCTTCAAATTTAGGTTTTTTCGACCGAATTCTACCAGATGATTACCACTCAATTTCCATCTTGAACTATATTTTCTTTTTTATTTTGGGAATTCAAATCGGGCTCGCTGAGGAAAAACAAAACAAACCGAAAACTGATGTATCTATTTTATTTGGAACTCTGACATTAATGTTCATTGGTTTCCTTATGTTATTCAGCTTTGCCTATTCTGTAGATTTTAAGAACCACCATCTAATTTATCCAATATTCTTCTTTTTTGTGCTTTGGGAGGTTATACCAAAAATCAATAAAACTATATGCAATTGGACTAGTTATATTGGAAACAATAGTCTTTTTATATTCCTTTTGCATCCGTTTGTTATTCATATGATGCATAGTTTTGATCCTTACATATTCGGAGGGCCTTTCCTAGGTTATATAGTGACTTTAACTTTAAATGTAGGAATACCTATTGTGACTGCAATTATAATCCAAAAGGGTAAGTCTTTATATCAATTACACCACTCTGGCGGACAGTAG
- a CDS encoding ParB/RepB/Spo0J family partition protein, with translation MSKKTEFQALDLISAYSEKKKNPSHLELSQIFPNPTQPRLIGRDDTTDLVPSMERLGLIEPILVRKDKGKYLIVAGERRYRAALKLGWKEIPAIITDANEDVCYEMSLAENEKRKNLNPWEVGKAIQFLRKEKRKTAEEVSELLGYSGRYVKQLSSIARLDQKSVMELMISGKPLSVKNLEELLKRKENRGGEIISPRVGSGISRISINVGKLSVKVRDNFLKELSLLKKKYGINE, from the coding sequence ATGTCCAAAAAAACTGAGTTTCAAGCTTTAGATTTAATCTCTGCATACTCCGAAAAGAAAAAGAACCCTTCTCATCTGGAGCTTAGTCAGATTTTTCCAAACCCCACCCAACCTCGTTTAATTGGTCGTGATGATACGACGGACTTAGTGCCATCTATGGAAAGATTGGGTCTCATTGAGCCAATTCTAGTTCGAAAAGATAAGGGTAAATATCTAATTGTTGCGGGCGAACGCCGCTATCGTGCAGCCCTCAAACTAGGTTGGAAAGAAATCCCTGCCATCATCACTGATGCAAATGAAGATGTTTGTTATGAGATGTCTCTCGCAGAAAATGAAAAAAGGAAGAACTTGAATCCTTGGGAAGTTGGCAAAGCAATCCAATTTCTACGCAAAGAAAAAAGGAAAACGGCAGAGGAAGTTTCCGAATTGTTAGGTTACAGCGGAAGGTATGTAAAACAACTTAGTAGTATAGCTAGGTTGGATCAGAAATCCGTAATGGAACTAATGATCAGTGGGAAACCACTTTCGGTGAAAAACCTTGAGGAATTACTAAAACGTAAAGAAAACAGAGGGGGTGAAATCATTTCACCCCGGGTTGGATCTGGGATCAGCCGTATTAGTATCAATGTAGGTAAACTTAGCGTAAAGGTCAGAGATAACTTTTTAAAAGAATTAAGTTTACTTAAAAAGAAATACGGAATTAACGAATAG
- a CDS encoding STAS domain-containing protein: MASTKYKKVVVVFKRTKYELDLETYGSIQAYKEVARHNPEVYERTLESHERQLESREFLKSQVFPNADFVFREHFDPEGEAKYDLIVSHGGDNHFTYVAHLAGNTHLIGCNSDPDSSVGALLGFTAEELKDAVKSNFAQTRLESWSLLDTEIQYPNGTKLKTVPAICELSIRNNSPDLTSRFWISYQDKKEEQKCSGLLVYTGAGSTGWISSCFPKKFPPFSKHEPFFHVYSREIRVKSRETEFSLADFRALDQVEVISEMNGGLAVDSLTERHYPFPPYARATIRLSPEKLFVIVPLKRGESMQDLPYEIEQKRINGTVIVQIKGRMESGPLDRITQTILDEMVGTDRKHLILDFSELRYISSLGIRMILDVKMNLQKRNKEMALVGVTSSILQVFHLLGLSNAFQFYADREEALKSFEEPSKS; encoded by the coding sequence ATGGCTTCAACCAAGTATAAAAAGGTAGTAGTGGTCTTTAAACGTACCAAATACGAATTGGATTTGGAAACTTATGGCTCCATTCAAGCCTATAAAGAAGTCGCACGTCACAATCCAGAAGTCTATGAAAGGACATTGGAATCACATGAAAGGCAATTAGAATCTCGCGAGTTTCTTAAATCTCAAGTTTTCCCCAATGCTGACTTTGTGTTTCGGGAACATTTTGACCCAGAAGGTGAGGCAAAATACGATTTAATTGTATCTCATGGAGGCGATAACCATTTTACTTATGTAGCCCATTTAGCTGGGAATACCCATTTAATTGGATGTAATTCTGATCCAGATTCCTCTGTTGGTGCTCTTCTCGGTTTTACTGCAGAAGAATTAAAAGATGCGGTCAAAAGTAACTTCGCTCAAACCCGGTTGGAGTCATGGTCCCTACTCGATACAGAAATTCAGTATCCGAATGGAACTAAACTCAAAACAGTCCCTGCCATTTGTGAACTTTCTATACGGAATAATAGTCCTGATCTTACTTCCCGATTTTGGATTTCCTACCAAGACAAAAAAGAGGAGCAAAAATGTTCTGGTCTTCTTGTCTACACTGGTGCAGGATCCACAGGCTGGATCAGTTCCTGTTTTCCAAAGAAATTCCCGCCATTTTCAAAACATGAGCCTTTTTTCCATGTTTATTCCCGAGAAATTCGAGTGAAGTCGCGAGAAACAGAGTTTTCCTTGGCAGATTTTAGGGCTTTAGATCAAGTGGAAGTTATTTCCGAAATGAATGGTGGACTAGCGGTTGACTCTCTTACGGAGAGACACTATCCGTTTCCACCTTACGCAAGGGCGACGATTCGGTTATCGCCTGAGAAATTATTTGTAATTGTTCCGCTAAAGAGAGGGGAATCCATGCAAGACTTACCATACGAAATAGAACAAAAACGCATTAATGGAACCGTCATCGTCCAAATCAAAGGTCGGATGGAATCGGGGCCACTCGATCGTATCACACAAACCATCTTAGATGAAATGGTTGGCACAGATAGAAAACATCTGATTTTGGATTTTTCAGAACTACGATACATCTCTAGTCTTGGGATTCGTATGATTTTGGACGTGAAAATGAACTTACAAAAAAGAAATAAGGAAATGGCTCTCGTCGGAGTGACCAGTTCCATCTTACAAGTCTTTCATTTGCTCGGTCTTTCTAATGCTTTTCAATTCTATGCTGATCGCGAAGAGGCATTGAAGTCTTTTGAGGAGCCATCTAAGTCCTAG
- a CDS encoding TetR/AcrR family transcriptional regulator, whose protein sequence is MGVSERKKREFAQRETDILHCAIELFRTKHPSLVKMDDIAKQLEIGRGTIYLHFKSKDDLMARISYEDYVRLRVRLEKAFDAQTAIEMSRKAIRAYIDHCLGDRHMYLVAKQCGVNLNIENVSDDLRKLLTDERTNRLTLLEKIYKQAKQENLINSRGTYPNVAVAWGMIRGAVEVILDGHFQNEIKSEKAYLETIEHVLFYGLFSGGNKGET, encoded by the coding sequence ATGGGTGTTTCTGAAAGGAAAAAACGAGAATTTGCGCAAAGGGAAACGGATATTCTCCATTGTGCCATTGAACTTTTTAGAACAAAACATCCATCTCTTGTAAAGATGGATGATATTGCGAAACAATTAGAGATAGGTCGGGGTACGATCTATCTCCATTTCAAAAGTAAAGATGATTTGATGGCTCGCATTTCCTATGAGGATTATGTAAGGCTCCGAGTTCGTTTGGAGAAAGCCTTTGACGCACAAACTGCCATTGAAATGTCTAGGAAAGCCATTCGTGCTTATATTGATCATTGTTTAGGGGATCGTCATATGTACCTTGTTGCTAAACAATGCGGGGTCAATTTAAATATTGAGAATGTTTCTGATGATCTGCGGAAACTTTTGACAGATGAAAGAACCAACCGTTTAACACTTTTAGAAAAAATATATAAACAAGCAAAACAAGAAAACCTGATCAATTCTAGAGGAACATATCCCAATGTTGCGGTGGCCTGGGGGATGATCCGTGGCGCGGTCGAAGTCATTTTAGACGGGCACTTCCAAAATGAAATTAAAAGTGAAAAAGCCTATCTAGAAACGATTGAACATGTATTATTCTATGGATTATTTTCTGGTGGTAACAAAGGAGAGACTTGA
- a CDS encoding Crp/Fnr family transcriptional regulator: MSKLNIPPNQRIFKEGELNNAMYIILQGNVEIFFTVNNSQTRLALMKPGDFFGEMALFSSNPRSATARTITNCEVAVIESKQQLENFLVKNPKFAAKMVSIMADRLARTNELLISSMEKSVAKKIEFSTDVGKEHQIGISDVQDVE, encoded by the coding sequence ATGAGCAAACTCAACATTCCGCCAAATCAGAGGATCTTCAAAGAAGGGGAACTGAATAATGCGATGTACATCATCCTCCAAGGAAACGTTGAGATTTTTTTTACGGTAAATAATAGTCAAACTAGACTGGCATTGATGAAACCGGGTGATTTTTTTGGTGAGATGGCTTTGTTTAGTTCCAACCCAAGAAGTGCCACCGCTAGAACCATTACCAACTGCGAAGTGGCAGTCATCGAAAGTAAACAACAGTTGGAAAACTTTCTTGTTAAGAATCCAAAGTTTGCAGCAAAGATGGTTTCCATTATGGCAGACCGATTGGCTCGTACAAATGAATTACTTATCAGTAGTATGGAGAAATCCGTGGCTAAGAAAATTGAATTTAGTACAGATGTAGGAAAAGAACACCAGATAGGAATTAGTGATGTTCAGGATGTGGAATGA
- a CDS encoding FAD-binding oxidoreductase, which yields MQTRTIYKWGSPDVEEKLPEHTLKFLEEQFPVDKEFKTSLPKGETTLSSLKKSKISQATLTKLKQIVGKDNVSLDDGSRARHSIGKFYTEIYKARFGEVTDVVDVVVSPKNEQEVIEIISLANAGKIPVIPYGAGSTVTKALQAPKGGISLDLSRLNRIVEFNAIDSTVTVEAGVYGPVLEKHLNERGYTCGHFPQSFEFSTVGGWIAAKGAGQASTGYGKIEDILLSLTAITPSGKFESKAYPAASIGPDLFRLFLGTEGSFGVITKATLKIRKYHPENSAKGSFIFKNFEKAVETMRDVMQAGFGKPHFFRIQDPEETDISFHMSGLHGGKEDLFLRFIGYKPMERSLMHIIVDGDPSYTKEVLKKIKKIAKRNGGFSTGESPVNKWLHQRYSSAYLRDYLMDEGIRIDTLETAVSWSKLHELWEKTRAYIKSHENTSCMVHISHAYENGANLYFIFLSPMNQKNETTEFVKFHKGIIDSIHKHGGSLSHHHGIGRMLSPWMEGEVGKEGLRILSSLKKTFDPKGIMNPGGLLGLK from the coding sequence ATGCAAACTCGTACGATTTATAAATGGGGATCTCCCGACGTAGAAGAAAAACTGCCGGAACATACATTGAAATTTTTGGAAGAGCAGTTCCCTGTAGATAAAGAGTTCAAAACATCACTCCCGAAAGGAGAAACTACTCTCAGTTCCTTAAAAAAATCTAAAATTTCACAAGCAACTCTCACAAAGTTAAAACAAATTGTTGGCAAAGACAATGTTTCGTTAGACGACGGATCACGTGCAAGGCATTCTATAGGTAAGTTTTATACGGAAATTTATAAAGCAAGATTTGGTGAAGTCACTGATGTGGTTGATGTGGTTGTATCACCAAAGAATGAACAGGAAGTGATAGAAATCATCTCTCTGGCAAATGCTGGAAAAATTCCGGTGATTCCATATGGTGCGGGTTCTACTGTGACCAAAGCTTTGCAAGCTCCCAAAGGTGGAATCTCTTTAGACTTATCTCGTCTCAATCGTATCGTTGAATTCAATGCCATTGATTCTACTGTGACTGTTGAGGCCGGAGTATACGGTCCCGTTTTGGAAAAACATTTGAATGAGAGAGGATATACTTGCGGTCACTTTCCACAATCCTTCGAGTTTTCAACTGTTGGTGGTTGGATTGCAGCAAAAGGTGCAGGCCAAGCCTCTACAGGTTACGGAAAGATAGAAGACATCCTCCTTAGTTTAACTGCCATTACTCCCTCAGGAAAATTTGAATCTAAGGCCTATCCTGCAGCTTCGATTGGTCCAGATTTATTTCGTCTGTTTCTTGGAACCGAAGGAAGTTTTGGAGTCATTACAAAGGCTACTTTAAAAATCAGAAAGTATCATCCAGAGAATTCAGCAAAAGGTTCTTTTATATTCAAAAACTTTGAAAAAGCTGTGGAGACCATGAGAGATGTGATGCAAGCTGGTTTCGGTAAACCTCATTTCTTTCGTATCCAAGATCCAGAAGAAACAGACATTTCCTTTCATATGAGCGGCCTTCATGGTGGAAAAGAAGATTTGTTTTTGAGATTCATTGGTTACAAACCAATGGAAAGGTCCCTCATGCATATTATTGTAGATGGGGATCCTTCTTATACAAAAGAAGTATTAAAAAAGATTAAGAAAATTGCAAAACGGAATGGTGGGTTTTCGACAGGGGAATCGCCAGTAAACAAATGGTTACACCAAAGGTATTCCAGTGCTTATCTTAGAGATTATCTAATGGATGAAGGTATCAGGATTGATACTCTAGAGACAGCTGTTAGTTGGTCTAAATTGCACGAACTTTGGGAAAAAACTCGCGCTTATATCAAAAGCCATGAAAACACATCTTGTATGGTTCATATCTCTCATGCCTATGAAAACGGTGCCAATTTGTATTTCATTTTCCTAAGTCCGATGAACCAAAAGAATGAAACTACTGAGTTTGTAAAGTTTCATAAGGGGATCATTGATAGTATTCATAAACACGGAGGTTCACTTTCTCATCATCATGGAATTGGCAGGATGTTATCACCTTGGATGGAAGGGGAAGTAGGGAAGGAAGGACTTCGTATTCTATCGTCTCTCAAAAAGACATTCGATCCGAAAGGGATCATGAATCCAGGCGGATTGTTAGGACTTAAATAA
- a CDS encoding DUF1569 domain-containing protein has translation MKSTLKLKTIDDIERELSIIIACEKKQNADISLSQVYDFLAESIELSIQRIGSTNKRNTINKILGKYKFAKLLSKGSYTKANQIPGFPPKDLGDPDSALLRLKTSLTAFKLHSGPFAEHSVFGELDKKQWERIHGILATFLFAYIQLYGDEKLRFAKDREQKKEKAFADKRQHNQPQKKKDDHETKPSGHNSRKWKNKKKPHNRGNKNQGGGPR, from the coding sequence ATGAAGTCAACTTTAAAACTTAAAACGATAGATGATATCGAAAGAGAGTTATCAATCATTATAGCTTGTGAGAAAAAACAAAATGCGGATATAAGTTTAAGCCAGGTTTATGATTTTTTAGCTGAATCAATCGAATTGTCCATTCAAAGAATCGGATCGACTAACAAAAGAAATACAATCAACAAAATATTGGGCAAATATAAGTTTGCGAAACTTCTTTCTAAAGGAAGTTACACTAAAGCAAACCAAATTCCGGGGTTCCCACCAAAAGATTTAGGGGATCCAGATTCGGCTCTACTTAGATTAAAAACTTCTTTAACAGCTTTTAAATTACATTCAGGTCCCTTTGCGGAACATTCCGTCTTTGGGGAACTAGACAAAAAACAATGGGAACGAATTCACGGAATACTTGCCACATTTTTATTTGCATACATCCAATTATACGGAGATGAAAAATTAAGGTTTGCCAAAGATAGAGAGCAGAAAAAAGAAAAGGCCTTCGCGGATAAAAGGCAACACAATCAGCCGCAAAAGAAAAAAGACGACCATGAAACAAAACCTAGCGGTCACAATAGTCGCAAGTGGAAGAACAAGAAGAAACCGCACAACCGAGGAAACAAAAACCAAGGTGGTGGTCCTCGATGA
- a CDS encoding ParA family protein — translation MGKTDITLTEEEAAKFVGLKTDEFSDKAAGLKIPGWKSGEFKQSVLLKYFEPRRSDGFDSHVIAVSNQKGGEGKTTISLYLAEALAENHRVLLIDWDPQANATQLFLKDDVPSVMDYLGYRGKKARNIEPAIKTIGENFDLLPSTLELANLTTPYERDDFELLNEAILPLRSRYEYIIIDCPPSLGLILENALICADYILVPIQTRAFSLQGIKDLYETFLKIQKKANQRLKLLGAVLNQYEGQKALAGLAEGVKKYFPVFETVIQRREAIPQAQAKMSFLAKIDLATMKNFRDLAIEVKSKIDVQKN, via the coding sequence ATGGGCAAAACAGATATTACTTTGACTGAAGAAGAAGCAGCAAAATTTGTCGGTTTGAAAACCGATGAATTTTCTGACAAGGCAGCAGGTTTAAAAATTCCTGGATGGAAGTCTGGTGAGTTTAAACAATCTGTTCTATTGAAATATTTTGAACCTAGACGTTCTGATGGTTTTGATAGTCATGTAATCGCCGTTTCAAATCAAAAGGGAGGGGAGGGGAAAACAACAATTAGTTTGTATCTAGCAGAAGCTCTCGCTGAGAATCACAGGGTTCTCTTGATAGATTGGGATCCCCAGGCCAATGCGACCCAACTCTTTCTGAAAGATGACGTCCCTTCTGTGATGGATTATTTAGGATACAGGGGAAAAAAGGCACGAAATATTGAACCCGCAATTAAAACAATTGGTGAAAATTTTGATTTACTTCCCTCTACATTGGAGCTTGCAAACTTAACCACTCCTTATGAGAGAGATGATTTCGAATTATTGAATGAAGCAATTCTTCCTCTGCGTTCACGATATGAATATATAATTATAGATTGCCCACCTTCCCTTGGCCTGATATTAGAAAATGCATTGATCTGTGCCGATTACATACTAGTGCCTATCCAAACTAGGGCGTTCAGTTTACAAGGTATTAAAGATTTATACGAAACATTTCTGAAAATTCAAAAAAAGGCAAATCAAAGACTAAAGTTATTAGGTGCTGTATTAAACCAGTATGAAGGCCAAAAAGCACTTGCTGGTTTGGCAGAGGGTGTAAAAAAATATTTTCCTGTTTTTGAAACAGTCATTCAACGGCGCGAAGCTATTCCGCAGGCCCAAGCTAAGATGTCTTTTTTAGCTAAAATAGACTTAGCTACGATGAAAAATTTTAGAGATCTTGCAATAGAGGTTAAAAGTAAAATAGATGTCCAAAAAAACTGA
- a CDS encoding NADPH-dependent FMN reductase, translating to MKVCLVAGSHRKKSQTLKVGKFLAKTLEEKGIETLLFDLGGSPLPLWEPAMWEKDSEIKKFWLEYSVGIGSADAYIFLSPEYAGMASPALKNFFLFLTGGDISHKPGLIITVSSGMGGSYPNAELRMSSYKNTRIVYLPDHVIVRHVESVLNSETPEGKDDEYIRARLNYTLNVLVEYAKALTTVRQSGVIDIKTYPFGL from the coding sequence ATGAAAGTTTGTTTGGTCGCTGGTAGCCATCGAAAAAAATCCCAAACACTAAAAGTAGGTAAATTTCTTGCGAAGACATTAGAAGAAAAAGGAATCGAAACATTACTTTTTGATTTAGGTGGGAGCCCGCTTCCTCTTTGGGAGCCAGCAATGTGGGAGAAGGATTCAGAAATTAAAAAATTCTGGCTAGAGTATAGTGTTGGAATTGGAAGTGCCGATGCCTATATTTTTCTTTCCCCTGAATATGCCGGGATGGCTAGTCCTGCATTAAAAAACTTTTTCCTTTTTCTAACTGGTGGGGATATTTCTCATAAACCTGGACTCATCATTACTGTCTCTAGTGGAATGGGTGGCAGTTATCCAAACGCAGAACTTAGAATGTCGAGTTACAAGAATACTCGAATTGTTTACCTTCCTGACCATGTGATTGTTCGGCATGTAGAGTCAGTTTTGAATTCAGAAACTCCAGAAGGTAAAGACGATGAATACATAAGAGCTAGACTCAATTATACATTAAATGTCTTGGTGGAATATGCGAAAGCTTTAACTACTGTCCGCCAGAGTGGTGTAATTGATATAAAGACTTACCCTTTTGGATTATAA
- a CDS encoding HDOD domain-containing protein produces the protein MSIPPLITFQEDFLSGKLISKEYVHFSEIDCPELDVWIGRVVRSISLEFLHEILFTILSELLVNGCKANGKRVFFKEQGLNLWDEKDYARGIPMYKDEFGHNRKRVFLGLDHSDYKITLSTIFKEDYIEFRVRNNAKILPEEKNRILKRVQASTKYKNINDAYRESVDNEESSGLGIVLIHILLRNSGISSQFFQLMTTEDYTEVIIRIPKQLIPKENQTNIKNLLVREVSSLPPLPPQIQKLILIAKKKDVDWHEISAQVEKDPAITAEILKIANSPLFGAHTPIISVFEGVKRIGLKNLESIFLTLGAKKILNSRYAKQVLVWTHSFKTSMYARFLVEDRKKHLKLLEPAIISALLHDLGRMVLLSLDLSQVNQIRVLRSDDANEISEWVEEYTLGTTHSEIGYLMAEKWNFPEEILDVIRYHHKPWQCKSRNNILCQIIYLSDILANIGRGKGNYFTVEPEVLEYFEITSEKEFRDMQERFKLQFEEHREEYQTLLI, from the coding sequence ATGTCGATTCCCCCACTCATTACCTTCCAGGAGGACTTTCTTTCCGGAAAATTGATTTCCAAAGAATATGTTCACTTTTCGGAAATCGACTGCCCGGAATTGGACGTTTGGATTGGAAGAGTTGTCCGAAGCATTTCATTAGAATTCTTACATGAAATTCTTTTTACTATTCTGAGTGAACTACTAGTAAACGGATGTAAGGCTAATGGGAAACGTGTTTTTTTCAAAGAACAAGGATTAAACCTCTGGGATGAAAAGGATTATGCCAGAGGAATCCCCATGTATAAGGATGAATTTGGCCATAACCGCAAACGAGTTTTTTTAGGACTCGATCATTCCGATTACAAGATAACCTTAAGTACAATTTTCAAAGAAGATTATATTGAATTTCGAGTAAGGAATAATGCCAAAATCCTTCCAGAAGAAAAAAACAGAATTTTGAAGCGAGTACAAGCCTCGACAAAATACAAAAACATAAATGACGCCTATCGAGAGTCAGTCGATAATGAAGAAAGTTCTGGACTTGGAATTGTATTAATTCACATCTTACTCAGAAATTCAGGAATATCGAGCCAATTCTTTCAACTAATGACAACCGAAGACTATACTGAAGTTATCATTCGAATTCCGAAACAACTCATTCCAAAAGAAAACCAAACCAATATAAAAAATCTCTTAGTTCGTGAAGTCAGCAGTCTTCCGCCTCTTCCACCACAAATCCAAAAACTGATCCTAATTGCGAAGAAAAAGGATGTCGATTGGCATGAAATATCTGCCCAAGTGGAAAAAGATCCAGCCATTACAGCAGAGATCTTAAAAATTGCAAACTCTCCTTTATTTGGAGCTCATACTCCAATTATTTCTGTGTTTGAAGGGGTTAAGAGGATTGGTCTAAAAAATCTTGAGTCTATCTTTCTGACATTAGGGGCCAAAAAAATACTTAACTCCAGATACGCAAAACAAGTGTTAGTCTGGACTCATTCATTTAAAACCTCAATGTATGCTAGATTTCTAGTAGAAGATCGCAAAAAACATTTAAAGTTATTGGAGCCAGCAATCATATCAGCCCTACTTCATGATTTAGGAAGAATGGTTCTTCTGTCCTTAGACCTGAGTCAAGTAAATCAAATTAGGGTTCTTAGAAGTGACGATGCCAATGAAATTTCCGAATGGGTAGAAGAGTATACTCTCGGGACTACTCATTCCGAAATCGGATATTTGATGGCAGAAAAATGGAATTTTCCTGAAGAAATCCTAGATGTTATTCGTTATCATCATAAACCTTGGCAATGCAAATCTAGAAACAATATCCTCTGCCAAATCATCTATCTTTCTGATATCTTAGCCAATATTGGTCGTGGCAAAGGAAATTATTTCACTGTGGAACCAGAAGTCTTGGAATATTTTGAAATTACATCAGAAAAGGAATTTCGCGATATGCAAGAGAGGTTTAAACTACAATTTGAGGAACATAGAGAAGAATACCAAACTCTTTTAATATAA
- a CDS encoding HU family DNA-binding protein, with the protein MATTPTPMKKSEMLSELAEITGMTKKSVAAFLDSFVDLAYKETKKNGAFIIPGLGKLVKRNRPKRKGRNPATGEAIVIPAKTVVKFTLSKTCKDAVVPPKK; encoded by the coding sequence ATGGCAACAACTCCTACCCCAATGAAGAAGTCCGAAATGCTCAGCGAATTGGCTGAAATAACTGGTATGACCAAAAAGAGCGTGGCAGCGTTCTTAGACTCCTTTGTTGATCTCGCTTATAAAGAAACCAAGAAAAACGGTGCATTCATCATTCCAGGTTTAGGAAAACTTGTTAAACGCAATCGTCCAAAACGTAAAGGAAGAAACCCTGCAACCGGTGAAGCGATTGTAATTCCTGCTAAAACAGTTGTTAAATTCACACTATCTAAAACTTGTAAAGATGCAGTTGTGCCTCCTAAAAAATAA
- a CDS encoding VanZ family protein: MDKKPYPFLPFEDSLVGEKILFVWQESHHSEKNLKEHLLKALDLQEDQLVFTPNAIKQKLMVSYPTEIRSYIDKKESSKITNLLLQIARGKSELYPMPALDITFELLEWILTGFDIDDVLVETLSALFGTSLTNEFVDQVRAEYIKELRG; the protein is encoded by the coding sequence ATGGATAAAAAACCATATCCATTTTTACCTTTTGAAGATTCTCTCGTAGGAGAGAAAATTCTTTTTGTTTGGCAAGAAAGCCACCATTCTGAGAAAAATCTAAAAGAACATTTATTAAAAGCACTTGATCTTCAAGAAGATCAGCTTGTCTTTACCCCGAATGCCATCAAACAAAAGTTAATGGTTTCCTATCCTACAGAAATTCGCAGTTACATTGATAAAAAAGAATCATCTAAGATCACCAATCTGTTGTTACAGATAGCAAGAGGGAAATCCGAGTTATATCCCATGCCAGCCCTAGACATTACGTTTGAATTGTTGGAATGGATTTTAACAGGGTTTGATATAGATGATGTACTAGTGGAAACCTTATCCGCATTATTTGGAACATCCCTAACAAATGAATTTGTAGATCAAGTCAGAGCTGAATATATCAAAGAACTTCGCGGTTAA